Proteins encoded in a region of the Streptomyces sp. NBC_00310 genome:
- a CDS encoding YidH family protein, which translates to MIEFARNVRLWFVPAEVREDGRTPDYRFSLANERTFLAWLRTSLALIGGGFAVDQFLPDLRWGWRVGLALALLAAGVLCALRAVNHWVRCERAMRRGEDLPVSRFPAMLSLVVAVVAVAMVAVVLLGWEG; encoded by the coding sequence GTGATCGAATTTGCACGGAACGTCCGGCTGTGGTTCGTCCCCGCGGAGGTCCGGGAGGACGGCCGAACCCCGGACTACCGGTTCTCCCTGGCCAATGAGCGGACGTTCCTGGCCTGGCTGCGCACCTCGCTCGCGCTCATCGGCGGCGGTTTCGCGGTGGACCAGTTCCTGCCGGACCTGCGCTGGGGCTGGCGCGTCGGGCTCGCGCTCGCCCTGCTGGCGGCCGGGGTGCTGTGCGCGCTGCGGGCGGTCAACCACTGGGTGCGCTGCGAGCGGGCGATGCGGCGCGGGGAGGACCTGCCGGTGTCGCGCTTCCCGGCGATGCTCAGCCTCGTGGTCGCCGTGGTCGCCGTCGCCATGGTCGCCGTCGTGCTGCTCGGGTGGGAGGGATGA
- a CDS encoding DUF202 domain-containing protein: MSLASPARDPGLQPERTRLAWRRTTLTGAVIAVLAAKSALHGGPSTAGVVAAALCAVLWLGFLALAHRRIHALSASRPPVLAPRTAVTAVLCVIALAVCGAALVS, encoded by the coding sequence ATGAGTCTCGCCTCTCCCGCCCGTGACCCGGGGCTCCAGCCCGAACGCACCCGGCTGGCCTGGCGGCGTACGACCCTTACGGGTGCCGTGATCGCCGTGCTCGCCGCGAAGTCCGCGCTGCACGGCGGGCCGTCGACGGCCGGTGTGGTGGCCGCCGCCCTGTGCGCGGTGCTGTGGCTGGGCTTCCTGGCGCTCGCCCACCGCCGCATCCACGCCCTGTCGGCCTCCCGACCGCCCGTCCTCGCGCCCCGGACCGCCGTGACGGCGGTCCTGTGCGTGATCGCCCTAGCGGTGTGCGGCGCGGCCTTGGTGTCCTGA